The following coding sequences lie in one Zingiber officinale cultivar Zhangliang chromosome 2B, Zo_v1.1, whole genome shotgun sequence genomic window:
- the LOC122045945 gene encoding tRNA N(3)-methylcytidine methyltransferase METTL6-like isoform X1 translates to MAEKAEAEYYSKDFEWEDLRRVVENDPSLRYHLTPFVSSSSCAAPAVEADAWRSFHRRHSAGKFFKERRYLLKEFPELIRISDPVKVLEVGCGNGSTVLPILRAKQNITVYACDCSEEILRKAEEIIATGSAISLVPRFFTFLLDVSVNDFPDWLFCTSCRRNSSPEPANFSSDSRGENLEMSHMSAFLREDQCCIGGVDFVTMIFTLSAIPFKRMPSVIEKCLSVLRPGGLLLFRDYGLYDMTMLRFLSEQRVGFCEYMRSDGTFSYFFSLDTARNLFLAAGFTEVELTYCCITSVNRQTGKSMQRVWVHGKFQKPV, encoded by the exons ATGGCGGAAAAGGCTGAGGCGGAGTACTATTCGAAGGACTTCGAATGGGAGGATCTACGTCGCGTGGTGGAGAATGATCCCTCGCTACGCTACCATCTCACCCCTTTCGTGTCTTCTTCGTCCTGTGCTGCTCCCGCCGTGGAGGCAGACGCCTGGCGTAGCTTCCATCGTCGCCATTCCGCCGGGAAGTTCTTCAAG GAAAGAAGGTATTTGCTGAAAGAATTTCCGGAGCTTATTCGCATTAGCGATCCTGTCAAGGTCCTTGAGGTGGgatgtggaaatgggagcactGTCCTTCCTATCTTACG TGCAAAGCAGAATATTACAGTCTATGCTTGCGATTGTAGTGAAGAGATCCTTAGAAAAGCAGAAGAGATTATAGCCACTGGAAGTGCTATTTCTCTAGTGCCTCGGTTCTTCACTTTCTTGCTTGATGTCTCTGTAAATGATTTCCCTGATTGGTTATTCTGCACTTCTTGTCGAAGGAATTCATCTCCAGAGCCAGCTAATTTCTCATCAG ATTCTAGAGGAGAAAACTTGGAAATGTCGCACATGTCAGCCTTCTTAAGAGAAGATCAGTGTTGCATTGGTGGAGTTGATTTCGTAACAATG ATATTTACACTCTCAGCAATTCCTTTCAAAAGAATGCCCTCGGTTATTGAGAAATGTCTTTCTGTTTTGAGACCTGGAGGCTTGCTTTTATTCAGAGACTACG GTCTTTATGATATGACCATGCTTCGATTTTTGTCAGAGCAAAGAGTGGGATTCTGTGAATACATGCGATCTGATGGCACTTTTTCATACTTCTTCTCACTGGATACTgcaagaaatctcttccttgctGCTGGATTCACTGAG GTGGAGCTCACATATTGTTGTATAACATCCGTGAATCGGCAGACAGGAAAGTCGATGCAGAGGGTTTGGGTTCATGGAAAGTTCCAAAAGCCTGTTTGA
- the LOC122045945 gene encoding methyltransferase-like protein isoform X2: protein MAEKAEAEYYSKDFEWEDLRRVVENDPSLRYHLTPFVSSSSCAAPAVEADAWRSFHRRHSAGKFFKERRYLLKEFPELIRISDPVKVLEVGCGNGSTVLPILREEILRKAEEIIATGSAISLVPRFFTFLLDVSVNDFPDWLFCTSCRRNSSPEPANFSSDSRGENLEMSHMSAFLREDQCCIGGVDFVTMIFTLSAIPFKRMPSVIEKCLSVLRPGGLLLFRDYGLYDMTMLRFLSEQRVGFCEYMRSDGTFSYFFSLDTARNLFLAAGFTEVELTYCCITSVNRQTGKSMQRVWVHGKFQKPV from the exons ATGGCGGAAAAGGCTGAGGCGGAGTACTATTCGAAGGACTTCGAATGGGAGGATCTACGTCGCGTGGTGGAGAATGATCCCTCGCTACGCTACCATCTCACCCCTTTCGTGTCTTCTTCGTCCTGTGCTGCTCCCGCCGTGGAGGCAGACGCCTGGCGTAGCTTCCATCGTCGCCATTCCGCCGGGAAGTTCTTCAAG GAAAGAAGGTATTTGCTGAAAGAATTTCCGGAGCTTATTCGCATTAGCGATCCTGTCAAGGTCCTTGAGGTGGgatgtggaaatgggagcactGTCCTTCCTATCTTACG TGAAGAGATCCTTAGAAAAGCAGAAGAGATTATAGCCACTGGAAGTGCTATTTCTCTAGTGCCTCGGTTCTTCACTTTCTTGCTTGATGTCTCTGTAAATGATTTCCCTGATTGGTTATTCTGCACTTCTTGTCGAAGGAATTCATCTCCAGAGCCAGCTAATTTCTCATCAG ATTCTAGAGGAGAAAACTTGGAAATGTCGCACATGTCAGCCTTCTTAAGAGAAGATCAGTGTTGCATTGGTGGAGTTGATTTCGTAACAATG ATATTTACACTCTCAGCAATTCCTTTCAAAAGAATGCCCTCGGTTATTGAGAAATGTCTTTCTGTTTTGAGACCTGGAGGCTTGCTTTTATTCAGAGACTACG GTCTTTATGATATGACCATGCTTCGATTTTTGTCAGAGCAAAGAGTGGGATTCTGTGAATACATGCGATCTGATGGCACTTTTTCATACTTCTTCTCACTGGATACTgcaagaaatctcttccttgctGCTGGATTCACTGAG GTGGAGCTCACATATTGTTGTATAACATCCGTGAATCGGCAGACAGGAAAGTCGATGCAGAGGGTTTGGGTTCATGGAAAGTTCCAAAAGCCTGTTTGA
- the LOC122045946 gene encoding uncharacterized protein LOC122045946, protein MAALGHGLLLLWLLCLWVLTMAGLSSSQQPSVISSFRRPRIWLGPYDWTYLRVELPPWFSSVAINFVSDVDIDKAQAKHLPKSNLPLVCFRGGSPPIPDVSDMYLDNSLSMATSNESFGGSWLVSDADQCIPFQRNLSVTLTNDQISPGIWYFGFFNGLGPARTQSKMINRGKAYLFSISIIVEGCSTMGILGPYCNQSVNMISCTQSSINKYSRNLLDSKNITAQAGENKETNNSSSSEMMTFEYKNVDTNASVFITANNFMTCNNSIESSCLANGDWSIYSMDLVSVTSQFVISLTDLSFNQTPSMGNSSGIMPMCYVRYNAMPLKSLHDYSSDLSVAPLIVKSPKIGRWFIAFQAVNQTESNGVMHETFFGGTLCFSFLLQVPECNSGKAGLNCSWEARTLQRALKNSAVPFTSYYHPDGELGSTDTDFSIGQLLSNSSVEQSAWTYFLLDIPTGAAGANIHVRLSSDSRLNYGVYTQFGSLPSIHIWDYYADSTSSTNGSMFLTSNDSSGKTIEFYVLSASEGTWCIGIMHPPRNDNSDRTTMSIWLEGCPSHCNHHGACRNSIDETGLTFYSYCDCDRDHGGFDCSHELVSHQGHIWQTIFLVASNGAAILPAYWALRQKAFAEWVIYTASGISSGLYHACDRGTWCVLSFHALQFLDFWLSFMAVVSTFVYMTTIDDSSKRAIHTSVSIFTALLAETGATRSENIAIVLAIGTAGLLLGWFLEFSTVRRAIHCPPRFDLNMPERWQSIKSWFQNLIGTLRKRFYWRFLILGFVTLAMAATCWTLESNKDYWIWHSLWHITIYTSSFFFIYSTCTMESNEHQEAVYELTRQNSLPRAESEAQCD, encoded by the exons ATGGCTGCTTTGGGTCATGGTCTCCTCCTTCTGTGGCTCCTTTGCTTGTGGGTTTTGACAATGGCTGGCTTGTCCTCGTCCCAGCAGCCTTCCGTTATCTCCAGCTTCAGACGTCCCAGGATCTGGCTCGGTCCCTACGACTGGACGTACTTGAGAG TTGAACTACCACCTTGGTTCTCATCAGTCGCCATCAATTTTGTGTCTGATGTTGACATT GATAAAGCACAAGCAAAACACCTACCAAAGAGTAATCTTCCTTTGGTATGCTTTAGAGGTGGCAGTCCTCCTATTCCAGATGTATCGGACATGTACTTGGATAACTCAT TGTCAATGGCTACATCAAATGAATCTTTCGGAGGTTCATGGCTTGTTTCTGATGCAGACCAATGCATTCCATTTCAGAGAAACCTGTCAGTAACTTTGACAAATGATCAG ATATCTCCAGGAATATGGTACTTTGGATTTTTCAATGGACTTGGACCTGCTCGTACACAATCAAAAATG ATTAACCGGGGTAAAGCATACTTGTTCAGCATCAGCATCATTGTTGAAGGCTGCTCCACCATGGGTATACTTGGTCCTTATTGTAACCAGTCAGTTAACATGATTTCTTGTACTCAATCTTCCATAAACAAGTATTCTAGGAATCTACTGGACTCAAAAAACATTACGGCTCAAGCTGGTGAAAATAAGGAAACCAATAATAGTTCGTCATCTGAAATGATGACTTTTGAATATAAAAATGTAGATACGAATGCAAGTGTCTTCATTACAGCAAACAATTTTATGACATGCAACAACTCAATTGAGTCTTCATGTCTTGCTAACGGAGATTGGAGTATCTATTCTATGGACTTAGTGTCGGTAACATCCCAGTTTGTCATTTCTCTTACTGACTTAAGTTTCAACCAAACTCCTTCGATGGGAAATTCTAGTGGAATTATGCCAATGTGTTATGTTCGTTACAATGCTATGCCACTGAAGTCTTTGCATGATTATTCTTCTGACTTAAGTGTGGCCCCTTTAATCGTCAAGTCACCAAAAATTGGACGGTGGTTCATTGCTTTTCAAGCTGTTAACCAGACAGAATCAAATGGAGTAATGCATGAAACATTTTTTGGTGGAACTCTGTGCTTCTCCTTTTTGTTACAAGTGCCCGAGTGCAATTCTGGGAAGGCTGGGTTGAACTGCTCATGGGAAGCGCGCACACTTCAG AGAGCTTTGAAGAATTCAGCTGTTCCATTCACATCTTATTATCACCCAGATGGTGAACTTGGGTCCACAGATACTGATTTTTCAATTGGTCAGCTCTTAAGCAACTCTTCAGTCGAGCAGAGTGCATGGACTTACTTCCTTTTGGATATTCCTACTGGTGCAGCAGGAGCTAATATTCACGTTCGATTATCATCGGATTCAAGATTGAATTATGGGGTATACACACAGTTTGGTAGCTTACCTTCTATTCATATCTGGGACTATTATGCGGATAGTACAAGCAGTACAAATGGTTCCATGTTTTTGACATCAAATGATTCAAGTGGGAAAACTATAGAGTTTTATGTTTTGTCTGCAAGTGAAGGAACTTGGTGCATTGGAATAATGCATCCTCCAAGAAACGACAACAGTGATCGAACCACTATGTCTATTTGGCTTGAGGGATGCCCTAGTCACTGCAACCATCATGGAGCATGTCGAAATTCTATTGATGAGACCGGGTTGACATTTTACAG CTACTGTGACTGTGATCGTGATCATGGAGGTTTTGATTGCAGCCATGAACTTGTTTCGCATCAAG GGCATATTTGGCAAACAATATTTCTTGTTGCTTCTAATGGAGCAGCTATCTTACCTGCATATTGGGCACTGAGACAAAAA GCATTTGCTGAATGGGTGATCTATACTGCTAGTGGAATTTCGAGCGGTTTGTATCATGCATGCGACAGAGGCACTTGGTGTGTACTATCATTTCATGCATTACAG TTTCTGGACTTCTGGCTTTCTTTTATGGCTGTGGTGAGCACTTTCGTATACATGACAACTATCGATGATTCTTCAAAACGAGCTATCCACACAAGTGTATCAATTTTCACCGCCCTGTTGGCCGAGACTGGTGCGACAAG ATCAGAGAATATCGCTATAGTCTTAGCGATAGGAACTGCTGGTCTCCTCTTGGGGTGGTTTTTGGAGTTCTCCACAGTGCGCAGAGCCATTCACTGCCCGCCTCGGTTCGACTTGAATATGCCTGAAAG ATGGCAAAGTATCAAAAGCTGGTTCCAGAATCTTATAGGAACATTGCGGAAAAGATTCTATTGGCGATTTCTAATCTTAGGCTTCGTTACGTTAGCCATGGCTGCTACTTGCTGGACACTCGAATCCAACAAGGACTACTGGATTTGGCATAG CCTATGGCACATTACGATATATACgtcgtccttcttcttcatctactCAACCTGCACTATGGAAAGCAACGAGCATCAGGAAGCCGTCTACGAGCTGACTCGACAGAACTCGTTGCCGAGGGCCGAGTCCGAGGCCCAGTGCGATTAG